A segment of the Flavobacteriales bacterium genome:
AAAAGCACAAAACCTCATTGACATGAGTAAACATAGTGGAGAACACCCTAGAATGGGTGCTACTGATGTTTGCCCTTTAGTCCCAATAGCTGATATTTCTATGCAAGAAACTGCACAGTGGGCTCATAAACTCGCTGAAAGAGTTGGCAATGAACTGAACATACCAATTTACTGTTATGAAAGTGCCGCTAAAGAAGAAAAAAGAAAAAATTTAGCCAATTGTCGTTCAGGAGAATACGAAGGCTTAAAGCAAAAATTAGTTGACCCTAACTGGAAACCTGACTATGGACCTGCCGAGTTTAACAAATCTGTTTCTAAATCTGGAGCAACTGCCATTTCAGCAAGGGACTTCTTAGTCGCTTATAACATCAACCTCAACACCACCTCTACTAGACGTGCAAATGCTGTAGCTTTTGACATTAGAGAAGCTGGAAGATTAAAAAGAGAAGGCGATTCTGTTACAGGAAAAATATTAAAAGATGAAAATGGCGAACCTTTGCGAGAGCCTGGATTGTTTAAGCACGTTAAAGGCATCGGTTGGTTCATTGAAGAATACGGCGTAGCACAGATTTCCTACAACCTAACCAACATTAATGTATCTCCACTTCATGAAGTTTTTGATAAAACATGTGAACGTGCTCAAGCTCGTGGACTTCGTGTTACTGGTTCAGAATTGGTTGGGCTAGTTCCTAAAAAAGTACTTATTGACGCTGGAGTTCATTTTTTAAAAAAACAAGAACGTTCTATCGGGATTTCAGAGCAAGAAATCATGAAAATTGCTGTCAAAACCCTTGGACTTGATGAGTTATCGCCCTTTATTCTACAAGAAAGGGTTATAGAATATATGCTCGATGATAACAATACTAAGCGTTTGATTGATATGAACCTTATTGAATTTGCTAACGAAACTTCTAGTGAAAGCCCTGCACCGGGTGGAGGCTCTATTTCTGCTTATTGTGGAGCTATGGGTGCTGCTCTAGGAACTATGGTTGCCAACCTTTCCGCTCATAAAAGAGGTTGGGACGATAAATGGGAAGAATTTTCGAATTGGGCAGAAAAAGGAATTGCTTTTCAAAACGAACTATTGAGATTAGTAGATGAAGACACCAACGCCTTCAACAAAATAATGGAAGCTTTTCGTTTACCAAAAGATAGTGAAGAAGAAAAGGCTCTTAGAAATGATGCTATTCAACAGGCTACTAAATTTGCTATAACTACTCCTTATAAAGTTATGCAAACAGCCTACGATTCTATGCAAGTGATGAAAGCTATGGCTGAATTTGGAAACCCCAACTCAGTGACAGACGCAGCCGTTGGCGCTTTGTGTGCCAGAACTGCCGTTAGAGGTGCATTTCTAAATGTAAAAATTAACTGTGGAGATTGTCAAGACAAAGACTTTGTAAACGATATTCTTACTAAAGGACAAAGTCTAGTGGATAAAGCGACTGACTTAGAAAAAGAAATAATGACTATTACTGAAAGTAAAATTTAATTCTTGAGATTAACAATCAAGGCTTTATCTTTTTTAAGGGAGTAGCTATTCACATTCAAATGCTGACATTCTTTATTTAGTTTTTGCACCTCATAGTAGGACAAAGCAGCATCTAAAACAATCCGTTTAGGTTGGTACGTTTGTAAGAGTTTCTCAACAGGAAAATAATCAGAAATTAAGCAGTAATCCACATCTATAGGGGTTTGGTTAGTCTTTATTTTGAAATCATCGTTAATCCATAACAGTCGTAAATGACCCAATTGAATGTGATTTTCCTTTTTCCAAACTAGAGCATTTTCTAGATTCGTATCTAAGGGCATCTTCTCTAAGGTAGTCAAACCAAGATAGGACCAATGGTTATGCAAATTGAATTTTTGACTGGCCGTATTCTTTAGCAAATCCTTATCCATAAAAATAAAGGCTTCTTTTTGGTGTACTATTCCAAAGGCAGTTTGTTTATCAATAGCATAAAAAACCAATTCACTGGCGTTCAACCTTTTTTCATCTTCATACCAATCGCTAATTTGCAAAGCAATGACTATAACAAACGAAAGTGTAAAAACCGAAAAACTTCTAAAGTAAATACTCCATAACACTATGCCAATCAAGAGGTAAACCAAAGCCATTTCAAAAGTACTCAGCCATAAAAAGTCAGTAAAAGAATAAGGAAGACTCTCTATCTTTCTAACTATTAACACCAACAATTCAATTAGG
Coding sequences within it:
- the ftcD gene encoding glutamate formimidoyltransferase; its protein translation is MKRQLIECVPNISEGRDAKKIQEIANVVETVDGVKLLNVDPGKATNRTVITFVGEPQQVIDAAFLLIQKAQNLIDMSKHSGEHPRMGATDVCPLVPIADISMQETAQWAHKLAERVGNELNIPIYCYESAAKEEKRKNLANCRSGEYEGLKQKLVDPNWKPDYGPAEFNKSVSKSGATAISARDFLVAYNINLNTTSTRRANAVAFDIREAGRLKREGDSVTGKILKDENGEPLREPGLFKHVKGIGWFIEEYGVAQISYNLTNINVSPLHEVFDKTCERAQARGLRVTGSELVGLVPKKVLIDAGVHFLKKQERSIGISEQEIMKIAVKTLGLDELSPFILQERVIEYMLDDNNTKRLIDMNLIEFANETSSESPAPGGGSISAYCGAMGAALGTMVANLSAHKRGWDDKWEEFSNWAEKGIAFQNELLRLVDEDTNAFNKIMEAFRLPKDSEEEKALRNDAIQQATKFAITTPYKVMQTAYDSMQVMKAMAEFGNPNSVTDAAVGALCARTAVRGAFLNVKINCGDCQDKDFVNDILTKGQSLVDKATDLEKEIMTITESKI